The sequence TTATTCGGCCGCGAGAACAGGATTCTCTTCCACTTATTCACCTGGCCCAGGTACTGCATGACGGAGACCGTGCACCTGGCTCTTTCCGAGAGCGACAGGGGAGCTCGGCGAACCGCCGACAGATAGCCTTTGAGGAGTACGAGACGATCCGAGGGAATGCGGCTGGACGTCTTTCCGTGAACGAAGTGGGCTCGTTCCTGAGGTGTTTCGATCTGGGCCGATGCTCCGCGGTGAATTCTCTTATAGAACAGGACGTCTGGGATCTCGGCGAACCGGGCGTGCAATGCGAGTTCAGCCATCAGAACTTTTTCTGGGCCGTAGCACTGTGGAAACAGGCCCGTTCGGCTGAGAATTTCGGTACGAATCAAACCGTAAGAATCGGAGCACCACGTCGTTCCGAGAATGACAGAGTGAAAGCGATTACAGGCGGCTCGGTCGGCGCGCGTGTAGCCTGGTTTGACGAGGCCCGTTTCCAGCAGACTGTGAGAGGAATGACCGGCGAGAATGGCAGGATCTTCTTCCGGGGCGATGACCGTGCCTGCTTCGTCGATATGCAGAACGCGGCACTGGCACCAGCCGACGTCAGGCTCAGAATCCAGCAGTTGAACGCACTGTTCCAGCCACCGCTCATCGTAAACATCGTCGTGGCCGATCCACTTGAAGTACTCCCCCTGGGCGTAGTCGAC is a genomic window of Rubinisphaera margarita containing:
- a CDS encoding glycosyltransferase family 2 protein; the protein is MTKPRVSIGLPVYNAANYLDECLQSMLSQTFEDFELIISDNASTDETERLCRSWQEKDERIRYIRQPENVGAVRNHNLLVDYAQGEYFKWIGHDDVYDERWLEQCVQLLDSEPDVGWCQCRVLHIDEAGTVIAPEEDPAILAGHSSHSLLETGLVKPGYTRADRAACNRFHSVILGTTWCSDSYGLIRTEILSRTGLFPQCYGPEKVLMAELALHARFAEIPDVLFYKRIHRGASAQIETPQERAHFVHGKTSSRIPSDRLVLLKGYLSAVRRAPLSLSERARCTVSVMQYLGQVNKWKRILFSRPNKAPAARIPQNV